TGCAATATTCCAACGGCATCGTGGATTTCGTCCACGAGAACTGTATCGGCTGCGGCTATTGCGTGAAGGGGTGCCCGTTCAACATCCCGCGCATTTCGCAGGTCGATAACAAGGCCTACAAATGCACCTTGTGCTCCGACCGCGTGGCGGTGGGACAGTGGCCGGCCTGCGCCAAGGCTTGCCCCACCCAGGCCATCGCGTTCGGCACCAAGGACGAGATGAAGAAGTGGGCGGACGGGCGCATCAAGGATTTGAAGTCCCGCGGCTATGCCAATGCGGGCCTTTATGATCCCCCGGGCGTCGGCGGCACCCATGTCATGTATGTGCTCCAGCATGCCGACCAGCCGCAGATCTATGCGAACCTGCCCAAGGACCCGCATATCAGCCCGCTGGTGGAAGCCTGGAAGGGTGTCACCAAATATGTGGGCCTCGCCGCCATCGGTCTCGCCGCGGCGGTGGGCTTCGTCCACCACGTGGTGGCCGGCCCCAACAGGGTCTCCGAGGAGGACGAGGCGAATGCCGAGAAGCTCACGGGGAGTGACCGCTCATGAGCGCCTATGATCTGGAAAAGGGCGACAGCGTCCATAAGGGCCATCCGGTCACCGTGGACCGCTACACGCTGGGCGCCCGGATCAACCATTGGGTGACGGCCATCAGCCTGATCCTGCTGGCCTTGTCCGGCATGGCCCTGTTCACGCCCAAGCTCTATTTCCTGACCGCCCTCTTCGGGGGCGGTCAGTGGACCCGCGCCATCCATCCCTGGATCGGCGTGGTCCTGTTCTTCTCCTTCGCCGGTCTCTTCCTGCGCTTCTGGAAGGCGAACCTGTGGAAGCGGGAAGACGGCACCTGGCTCGCGCGCATCCGCGACGTGATCGCAGGGCATGAGGAGCGGCTGCCCGAAGTCGGCAAGTATAATGCCGGCCAGAAGGGCGTCTTCTGGGGCATGTCGCTGCTCATCATCGTGCTGATCACCAGCGGCTTCGTGGTGTGGGACCAGTATTTCTACGCCTTCACCACCATCGAGCAGAAGCGCATCGCCATCCTCGTCCATGCGCTGGCGGCGGTGGCCATCATCTGCGTGTGGATCGTGCACGTCTATGCGGCCATCTGGGTGCGCGGCACCATCTCCGCCATGACCAAGGGACAGGTCACCGGCGGCTGGGCCTGG
This genomic interval from Aquabacter sp. L1I39 contains the following:
- a CDS encoding formate dehydrogenase subunit gamma — protein: MSAYDLEKGDSVHKGHPVTVDRYTLGARINHWVTAISLILLALSGMALFTPKLYFLTALFGGGQWTRAIHPWIGVVLFFSFAGLFLRFWKANLWKREDGTWLARIRDVIAGHEERLPEVGKYNAGQKGVFWGMSLLIIVLITSGFVVWDQYFYAFTTIEQKRIAILVHALAAVAIICVWIVHVYAAIWVRGTISAMTKGQVTGGWAWRHHRKWLRELVSTRRAGKPPSPAE
- the fdxH gene encoding formate dehydrogenase subunit beta; amino-acid sequence: MFPPAPNPPITATPAKFGEQDLIRKSASTITPASPRQTEVAKLIDVSKCIGCKACQAACLEWNDLHEEIGTFNGSYTNPPDLTPNTFTLMRFTEWVNPQTDNLEWLIRKDGCMHCEDPGCLKACPAPGAIVQYSNGIVDFVHENCIGCGYCVKGCPFNIPRISQVDNKAYKCTLCSDRVAVGQWPACAKACPTQAIAFGTKDEMKKWADGRIKDLKSRGYANAGLYDPPGVGGTHVMYVLQHADQPQIYANLPKDPHISPLVEAWKGVTKYVGLAAIGLAAAVGFVHHVVAGPNRVSEEDEANAEKLTGSDRS